In one window of Phalacrocorax carbo chromosome 22, bPhaCar2.1, whole genome shotgun sequence DNA:
- the SRRM1 gene encoding serine/arginine repetitive matrix protein 1 isoform X5 — MMQINLTGFLNGKNAREFMGELWPLLLSAQENIAGIPTAFLELKKEEIKQRQIEQEKLASMKKQDEDKEKRDKEDKDSREKRDRSRSPRRRKSRSPSPRRRSSPVRRERKRSHSRSPHHRTKSRSATPAPEKKEATPEPEPSVKPKETVVQEATSNSDIPKAPKPEPPVPETKETSPERNSKKEREKEKEKTRQRSPSRSKSRSRSRSRSPSHSRPRRRHRSRSRSYSPRRRPSPRRRPSPRRRSPPRRMPPPPRHRRSRSPVRRRRRSSASLSGSSSSSSSSRSRSPPKKPPKRTVSSPPRKTRRLSPSASPPRRRHRPSPPASPPPKPRRSPTPQQSNRGRKSRGSVSPGRTSAPKHKSTEKRESPSPAPKPRKAELSESEEDKGGKMAAADSVQQRRQYRRQNQQSSSDSGSSSSSEEERPKRSNVKNGEVGRRRRHSHSRSPSPSPRKRQKESSPRRRRRSPSPPPARRRRSPSPAPPPRRRRSPSLPRRRSPSPPPRRRSPSPRRYSPPIQRRYSPSPPPKRRTASPPPPPKRRASPSPQSKRRVSHSPPPKQRSSPAAKRRSPSISSKHRKGSPPSRSNRETRSPPQNKRHSPSPRPRASHTSASPPPPRRGASASPQRRQSPSPSTRPIRRVSRTPEPKKTKASTPSPRSARRVSSSRSASGSPEPAPKKHQGPQSPARSRSPSANWSPAKKAKSPTQSPSPARNSDQEGGGKKKKKKKDKKHKKDKKHKKHKKHKKEKAAAATAAAAVAAADTTSAQEDQEAETEPKKETESEPEDNLDDLEKHLREKALRSMRKAQVSPPS; from the exons ATGATGCAAATCAACCTGACTGGTTTTTTGAATGGGAAAAATGCTAGGGAGTTCATGGGAGAACTGTGGCCACTGCTGTTAAGTGCACAAGAAAACATTGCTGGTATTCCAACTGCTTTTCTGgaactgaagaaagaagaaataaaacagcgACAG ATAGAGCAAGAGAAACTGGCTTCTATGAAGAAACAAGATGAAGACAAGGAGAAGAGGGATAAGGAAGACaaagacagcagagaaaagagagaCAGATCCAGGAGTCCAAGAAG ACGCAAATCGAGGTCTCCTTCCCCTCGGAGGAGGTCATCGCCTGTCCGAAGAGAGCGGAAACGCAGCCATTCTCGCTCCCCTCATCACAGAACCAAGAGCCGTAGTGCTACTCCTGcaccagaaaagaaagaggcGACTCCTGAGCCAGAACCTTCTGTGAAACCAAAGGAGACTGTTGTTCAAGAGGCAACTTCAAACAG tgaTATCCCAAAAGCTCCTAAACCCGAACCTCCTGTACCAGAGACTAAGGAAACATCACCAGAACGTAATTcaaagaaggagagagagaaggaaaaagagaagactcGTCAAAGATCCCCAAGTCGGTCCAAGTCAAGGTCAAGATCTCGATCACGATCTCCATCTCATTCTAGACCAAGGAGGCGTCATAGATCACGGTCAAG GTCTTACTCCCCTAGAAGGCGACCAAGCCCAAGACGACGGCCATCTCCAAGGAGAAGGAGCCCTCCGAGGCGAATGCCCCCCCCACCCAGACACAGAAGAAGCAGATCCCCTGTGAGGCG GAGAAGACGGTCATCAGCATCCTTATCTGGCAGtagctcttcctcctcatcctcgcGTTCCCGATCACCACCAAAGAAGCCACCTAAAAGAACTGTATCCAGTCCTCCTCGTAAAACGCGTAGGCTCTCTCCTTCAGCAAGCCCTCCTAGGCGGAGGCACAGACCATCCCCGCCAGCAAGTCCACCTCCCAAGCCACGTAGGTCTCCAACTCCCCAGCAGTCAAATCGTGGAAGAAAAAGCCGTGGCTCTGTTTCGCCTGGCAGAAcatcag CACCCAAACATAAGAGCACTGAAAAAAGAGAATCTCCTTCTCCGGCACCAAAACCAAGGAAAGCAGAACTGTCTGAATCAG AAGAAGATAAAGGAGGTAAAATGGCTGCAGCAGACTCTGTTCAACAGAGGCGTCAGTACAGAAGGCAAAATCAACAGTCTTCATCTG ATTCTGGTTCTTCATCGTCATCTGAAGAGGAAAGACCTAAAAGATCCAATGTGAAGAATGGGGAAGTTGGTAGACGCCGACGCCATTCGCATTCACGCAGTCCATCACCCTCTCCACGAAAACGACAGAAGGAATCCTCCCCTCG TAGGAGGAGGAGAAGTCCATCGCCCCCACCAGCCAGGCGGCGAcgctctccttcccctgcccctcctcctaGGCGGCGGCGGTCACCTTCATTACCTCGTCGAAG gtCTCCATCACCACCCCCACGCAGGCGCTCACCTTCTCCGCGGAGATACTCCCCACCGATACAGAGACGATATTCTCCTTCACCGCCACCGAAGAGAAGAAcggcttctcctcctcccccacctaAACGAAGGGCGTCACCTTCTCCACAGTCAAAGCGCAGAGTCTCCCattcaccaccaccaaaacaaagGAGCTCGCCAGCTGCTAAAAGGCGTTCGCCTTCGATATCTTCCAAGCACAGGAAGGGATCTCCTCCCAGTAGGTCCAATCGGGAAACACGTTCgccaccacaaaacaaaaggcATTCACCTTCACCACGGCCTAGAGCTTCTCATACCTCTGCAagcccaccaccaccacgaAGGGGAGCTTCGGCGTCACCCCAGAGAAGACAGTCTCCATCTCCAAGCACTAGACCCATCAGGAGGGTGTCAAGAACGCCAGAACCTAAGaagacaaa GGCTTCCACGCCAAGTCCACGATCTGCGAGACGGGTGTCTTCATCACGGTCTGCATCAGGATCACCTGAGCCAGCACCGAAAAAACATCAAGGACCTCAGTCTCCTGCCCGGTCTCGTTCCCCATCTGCAAACTGGTCACCTGCAAAAAAGGCTAAAAGCCCAACTCAGAGCCCATCACCTGCAAGG AATTCAGATCAAGAAGGGGgtggaaagaagaagaagaaaaagaaggataaGAAGcataaaaaggataaaaagcacaagaaacacaaaaaacataAGAAGGAGAAGGCTGCGGCGGCTACggcggctgctgctgtggctgcggCAGATACCACCTCCGCACAGGAAGACCAGGAAGCAGAGACAGAACCCAAAAAG GAGACAGAAAGTGAGCCCGAAGACAACCTTGATGACCTAGAAAAACACCTGCGAGAGAAGGCACTGAGGTCGATGAGGAAGGCGCAAGTGTCACCACCATCCTAG